The following are encoded together in the Acinetobacter radioresistens DSM 6976 = NBRC 102413 = CIP 103788 genome:
- the bfmR gene encoding response regulator transcription factor BfmR: MSQEEKLPKILIVEDDERLARLTQEYLIRNGLEVGVETDGNRAIRRIISEQPDMVVLDVMLPGADGLTVCREVRPHYHQPILMLTARTEDMDQVLGLEMGADDYVPKPVQPRVLLARIRALLRRTDKTVEDEVAQRIEFDDLVIDNGGRSVTLNGELVDFTSAEYDLLWLLASNAGRILSREDIFERLRGIEYDGQDRSIDVRISRIRPKIGDDPENPKRIKTVRSKGYLFVKETNGL, encoded by the coding sequence ATGAGCCAAGAAGAAAAGTTACCAAAAATTTTAATCGTTGAAGATGATGAGCGTCTTGCTCGTCTGACCCAGGAATACTTAATCCGTAACGGGTTGGAAGTGGGGGTGGAAACGGATGGTAACCGTGCAATCCGCCGTATCATCAGTGAACAGCCAGATATGGTCGTACTTGATGTAATGTTGCCAGGAGCAGACGGATTAACCGTTTGTCGTGAAGTGCGTCCACATTACCATCAACCGATTCTGATGCTTACAGCACGTACTGAAGACATGGATCAGGTACTGGGTCTGGAAATGGGCGCTGATGATTACGTGCCGAAACCAGTTCAGCCACGAGTACTATTGGCGCGTATCCGTGCACTGCTGCGTCGTACAGATAAAACTGTAGAAGATGAAGTAGCACAGCGTATTGAGTTTGATGATCTGGTTATTGACAATGGCGGTCGCTCGGTCACTCTCAATGGTGAGCTGGTTGATTTCACCAGTGCTGAGTATGATTTGCTGTGGTTACTGGCTTCGAACGCGGGCCGTATCTTATCACGTGAAGATATCTTTGAGCGTCTGCGCGGTATTGAATATGATGGTCAGGACCGTTCAATCGATGTACGTATCTCACGTATTCGTCCAAAAATCGGTGATGATCCAGAAAATCCAAAACGTATTAAAACTGTACGAAGCAAGGGATATCTGTTTGTCAAAGAAACCAATGGTCTATAA
- a CDS encoding ribonucleoside-diphosphate reductase subunit alpha, with protein MSAITSTPGQLQVIKRTGEVAAFDAEKISVAIGKAFLAVEGQQSADSSRVHDRITQLTEMVMNTFKRRLPSGGTIHIEEIQDQVELALMRTGEQKVARAYVIYREQRNQARQQTGAHHHPTLQITDSKGQLQPLDMSKLQTTLEKASEGLEGIDVQAIIDETVKNLYNGVKASDIATTMMMATRTRIEQEPNYTYVTARLLRDELVATGLAFLGLSEDTPESEALEGFLKKGVELELLDAELLKFDLKKLAAAIQPERSNQFTYLGLQTLFDRYFIHSNGIRFELPQLFFMRVSMGLAVQEDDREARAIEFYNLLSSFDYMASTPTLFNSGTLRPQLSSCYLTTISDDLYNIYGAMRDNAMLSKWAGGLGNDWTPVRALNSYIKGTNGKSQGVVPFLKVANDTAVAVNQGGKRKGAVCAYLETWHLDIEEFLELRKNTGDDRRRTHDMNTANWVPDLFMQRVFEDGEWTLFTPSETPDLHDLTGSAFAERYAYYESVAKEQNMLHKKIRAKDLWRKMLSMLFETGHPWITFKDVCNLRSPQQHVGVVHSSNLCTEITLNTNQDEIAVCNLGSINLVQHVQGGKLDREKLARTVKTAVRMLDNVIDINYYAVPQAKNSNLKHRPVGMGIMGFQDALYELGMAYGSDAAVEFADESMEVISYYAIETSSDLAVERGAYSTFKGSLWDQGILPIDSLEIVAKSRPDRMFEVDRTQRLDWNTLRTKVQKDGMRNSNVMAIAPTATISNICGVSQSIEPTFQNLYVKSNLSGEFTVINPYLVRALKERGLWDSVMVNDLKHFEGSVQKIARIPDELKAIFATAFEVEPRWIVDAASRRQKWIDQAQSLNLYIAGANGKKLDLTYKMAWLRGLKTTYYLRALGATSAEKSTINTGALNAVKATAAAPVAAAPVVETKPETVAEEDGFAQAAPVPMACSIDNPDCEACQ; from the coding sequence ATGAGCGCAATCACTTCAACCCCAGGTCAACTTCAGGTGATTAAACGCACCGGTGAGGTTGCCGCTTTCGATGCAGAAAAAATCTCTGTTGCGATTGGTAAAGCATTTTTGGCGGTAGAAGGCCAGCAAAGTGCTGACTCTAGTCGCGTCCATGACCGGATTACCCAATTAACTGAAATGGTCATGAATACCTTCAAGCGTCGTTTACCTTCTGGCGGGACGATTCATATTGAAGAAATTCAGGATCAGGTTGAACTGGCACTTATGCGCACTGGCGAGCAGAAAGTTGCCCGTGCTTATGTTATTTATCGTGAACAGCGTAACCAAGCTCGCCAGCAAACTGGCGCTCATCACCATCCAACACTGCAGATTACTGACAGTAAAGGACAGCTTCAGCCACTGGACATGAGCAAACTTCAAACCACACTGGAAAAAGCTAGTGAAGGTCTGGAAGGCATTGATGTACAGGCAATTATTGATGAAACTGTAAAAAACCTCTATAACGGCGTTAAAGCATCTGATATTGCCACCACCATGATGATGGCAACACGTACCCGTATCGAACAGGAACCTAACTATACTTATGTTACGGCCCGTCTGTTACGTGATGAACTGGTGGCAACCGGTCTGGCATTTTTGGGACTGTCTGAAGATACACCGGAAAGTGAAGCGCTTGAAGGTTTCTTGAAAAAAGGGGTCGAGCTTGAACTGCTTGATGCCGAGTTGCTGAAATTTGACCTGAAAAAGCTGGCAGCAGCAATTCAGCCAGAACGTTCAAACCAGTTTACCTATTTAGGCCTGCAAACCTTATTTGACCGTTATTTCATCCATTCTAATGGGATACGCTTCGAACTGCCCCAACTATTCTTTATGCGCGTTTCTATGGGACTTGCTGTTCAGGAAGATGATCGAGAAGCCCGTGCAATCGAATTTTATAATCTGCTGTCCAGTTTTGACTATATGGCATCTACGCCAACACTATTTAATTCAGGCACCCTGCGTCCACAGCTTTCCAGCTGCTACCTGACCACCATTTCAGATGATCTTTATAATATCTATGGCGCAATGCGTGATAATGCCATGCTGTCAAAATGGGCTGGTGGCCTGGGCAATGACTGGACCCCGGTCCGTGCGCTGAACTCATATATCAAAGGGACTAATGGCAAATCTCAAGGTGTAGTTCCATTCCTTAAAGTTGCAAATGACACTGCAGTTGCAGTTAACCAGGGTGGCAAGCGTAAAGGTGCAGTATGTGCCTATCTTGAAACCTGGCATCTTGATATTGAGGAGTTTCTGGAACTACGTAAAAATACAGGTGATGACCGTCGTCGTACCCATGACATGAACACGGCTAACTGGGTACCTGACCTGTTTATGCAGCGTGTCTTCGAAGATGGTGAATGGACCCTGTTTACCCCTTCTGAAACGCCTGATCTGCATGACCTGACAGGTTCAGCATTTGCAGAGCGTTATGCTTATTATGAGTCTGTTGCCAAAGAACAGAACATGTTGCACAAGAAAATCCGTGCAAAAGACTTATGGCGTAAAATGCTGTCTATGCTGTTTGAAACAGGTCATCCTTGGATTACTTTCAAAGATGTATGTAACCTGCGCTCACCTCAGCAGCATGTGGGTGTGGTTCACTCTTCCAACCTGTGTACTGAAATTACCCTGAATACCAATCAGGATGAAATTGCAGTATGTAACCTCGGTTCTATTAACTTGGTACAGCATGTACAAGGCGGCAAGCTTGACCGCGAGAAACTAGCACGTACCGTAAAAACAGCTGTACGTATGCTCGATAACGTTATCGATATTAACTACTATGCTGTACCACAAGCCAAAAACTCTAACCTGAAACACCGTCCGGTTGGTATGGGTATCATGGGCTTCCAGGATGCACTGTATGAACTTGGTATGGCTTACGGTTCAGATGCAGCAGTTGAATTTGCTGATGAATCTATGGAAGTGATCAGTTACTACGCCATTGAGACTTCAAGTGATCTTGCAGTTGAGCGTGGTGCTTATTCAACCTTCAAAGGGTCGCTATGGGATCAAGGAATCTTACCAATTGACTCTCTGGAAATTGTAGCAAAATCCCGCCCGGACCGTATGTTTGAAGTGGACCGTACCCAACGTCTGGACTGGAATACTCTACGTACTAAAGTCCAGAAAGACGGTATGCGCAACTCGAATGTAATGGCGATTGCACCGACTGCAACCATTTCTAATATTTGTGGTGTTTCGCAATCAATTGAGCCAACCTTCCAGAACCTGTATGTGAAATCAAACCTGTCTGGTGAGTTTACAGTGATAAACCCGTATCTGGTACGTGCCCTGAAAGAACGCGGCCTGTGGGATTCGGTAATGGTAAATGACCTGAAACACTTTGAAGGTTCTGTACAGAAGATTGCCCGTATTCCAGATGAGTTAAAAGCTATTTTTGCTACAGCATTTGAAGTTGAGCCACGCTGGATTGTAGATGCTGCTTCACGACGCCAGAAATGGATCGATCAGGCCCAGTCCCTGAACCTGTATATTGCAGGTGCCAATGGCAAGAAACTTGATCTAACCTATAAAATGGCATGGTTGCGTGGCCTGAAAACAACCTATTATCTGCGAGCGCTTGGTGCTACTTCAGCCGAGAAATCAACTATCAACACTGGTGCATTAAATGCTGTTAAAGCCACAGCAGCGGCCCCAGTAGCTGCAGCTCCTGTGGTAGAAACCAAACCGGAAACTGTAGCTGAAGAAGACGGTTTTGCTCAAGCTGCGCCGGTGCCTATGGCATGTTCGATTGATAATCCTGACTGTGAAGCTTGTCAGTAA
- a CDS encoding ribonucleotide-diphosphate reductase subunit beta, which yields MSILSWDDFEDDSQKPAAPAQQPAPVEPQKAAHTQVVSDAKPSPQNAAYGQSAGTGQLRPADSTDTLARASESLNHLDVAPGLEELEMGAQRVQVDDKAMINCRADLNQLVPFKYEWAWQKYLDGCANHWMPQEVNMNHDIALWKSENGLTEDERTIVMRSLGFFSTADSLVANNLVLAIYRHITNPECRQYILRQAFEEAIHTHAYQYCIESLGMDEGEVFNMYREVPSVARKAAWGLKYTQSLSDPTFKTGTPENDQILLRNLIAFYCVLEGIFFYCGFTQILSMGRRNKMNGVAEQFQYILRDESMHLNFGIDMINQIKIENPHLWTAEFQQEIIQMILEGTMLEIEYARDTMPRGVLGMNAAMMEEYLKFICNRRLNQLGLPEQFAGVNNPFQWMSEMMDLRKEKNFFETRVTDYQTGGALSW from the coding sequence ATGTCTATCCTAAGTTGGGACGATTTCGAAGATGATTCGCAAAAACCGGCTGCTCCAGCACAGCAGCCTGCGCCCGTCGAACCGCAAAAAGCGGCTCATACGCAAGTGGTATCTGATGCAAAGCCATCACCGCAGAATGCGGCTTATGGACAATCCGCTGGAACCGGTCAGCTGCGACCAGCAGATTCAACCGATACGCTGGCTCGAGCATCTGAATCCTTAAATCATTTGGATGTTGCGCCCGGGCTTGAAGAGCTGGAAATGGGTGCGCAGCGTGTACAGGTTGATGATAAAGCCATGATCAACTGTCGTGCTGATTTAAACCAGCTTGTTCCATTCAAATATGAGTGGGCATGGCAAAAGTATCTGGATGGTTGTGCCAACCACTGGATGCCGCAAGAAGTTAACATGAATCATGATATTGCGCTCTGGAAGTCTGAAAACGGCTTGACTGAAGATGAGCGTACTATTGTCATGCGTTCACTCGGTTTCTTCTCGACTGCAGATTCACTGGTCGCAAATAACCTGGTACTGGCAATTTACCGTCATATTACCAACCCGGAATGCCGTCAATATATTCTGCGTCAGGCATTTGAAGAGGCAATTCATACCCATGCTTACCAGTATTGTATCGAGTCGTTGGGAATGGATGAAGGCGAAGTCTTCAATATGTACCGTGAAGTACCGTCAGTAGCACGTAAGGCAGCGTGGGGACTGAAGTATACCCAGTCTTTAAGTGATCCGACTTTTAAAACGGGCACCCCGGAAAATGACCAGATTCTGCTACGTAACCTGATTGCCTTTTATTGTGTTCTTGAAGGTATTTTCTTTTACTGTGGCTTTACCCAGATTTTATCAATGGGCCGCCGTAATAAAATGAATGGTGTAGCTGAACAGTTCCAGTACATCTTGCGTGATGAGTCAATGCATTTGAATTTCGGGATCGATATGATCAACCAGATCAAAATTGAAAATCCGCATCTATGGACTGCAGAGTTCCAGCAAGAAATCATTCAGATGATTTTAGAAGGCACCATGCTTGAGATTGAGTATGCACGGGATACCATGCCACGTGGAGTACTTGGTATGAATGCAGCTATGATGGAAGAGTATCTCAAATTTATTTGTAATCGTCGTTTAAACCAGTTGGGCTTGCCTGAGCAGTTTGCTGGTGTAAATAATCCATTCCAGTGGATGTCTGAGATGATGGACTTGCGTAAAGAAAAGAACTTCTTTGAAACACGCGTAACTGATTATCAGACGGGTGGCGCATTAAGCTGGTAA